DNA from Vibrio japonicus:
CGAGCATGGCACACTCGATTGTGCCTGACGTGGAAGGCGACGCAAATCTATTTTGGCTGATCTGCTGCATAATTAGACCAGCGATACTAAGACCAGCGCCAGCTAGGAGAACAGCCGCTAAACGAGGGACTCGGCTGGTAAATAGTAGTTCCCAGCTATCGCGGTTACCATTGAGTAACTCCACGACATTCAACTGCCCTATTCCAACAAACAAAGACACGACGCTTAATATGCCTAGTGTCCACGATAACTTCTTCAAAACGAACCTCTTGAAATAAAAAGCCTCAAGCACAAGGCTCGAGGCTCTTTGAATCATACAAACCGAGTGATTAATTCACGCTGATCGTAGACTTAACATCATCGATCATTTGCTCTGTCGCGCGTACACCGCCAATAGACAGATACCAAGCGTTGATGTCTAAGTACGCCATTTTATTGTTCTTATAAGCATTCGTTGCTTTAACAAGATCATTTTCAAAATCGCGTTTAACTGTGCTGCCTTTGCCTTTGTTGATCAGAATATCTTTATCAACAATCAGTAGCGTTGACGGGTTTTTCTCACGAATAAACTCGTAAGAAACAAGATCACCATGGCTACCACCATCTTTCACTTCTTGAACAGTCTCAGTGAAACCAAAATCTTTGTAGATGGAACCAAAACGTGAGTTAGGACCAAATGTGGTGACATTTCCACCCGCACTCATTACCGTTAATGCATCCACTTTATTGTTTTGGTTGTATTGACGAATGGCTTTGAATTCATCATCAAGCTTAGTAATTTGCTGCTCAACGAACGCTTGCTTTTCAAAGACTTCACCCAACATACGCCACTGTTCTTGTGTACTTTCCCAGTAACCTTTCTTGGAATCTAAGGCATACACAATCGTTGGTGCAATTTCAGACAGTTCCTTAAATTTATCAGCGCCGCGAGGACCCACAATAATGAGATCAGGTTTTTGCGTATAGATCGTTTCGAAGTCAGGTTCAAACAAACTACCCGCTGAAACAAAATCGCCTTTGCGATACTGCTCTAAGTAATCAGGGAACATACTTACCGTTGATACTGCGACTGGTTCAATACCAAACGCTTTGACAGTATCAAGTGGCCCTAATCCGATCACAACCACGCGCTCAGGGTTTGATTCAAGTTGAGTCGTCCCTTTCATATGTTCGACTTCCACCACCTTCGCGTTAGCACCGAATGCGGTCATTACCAATGCTAGCGCAACTGCCTTCAATCTCATTGTATTAATCCTTATGCGTATCAAATCGAAAGCATTATCATTTAGATTTTCACTATTGTCACTATTCAAATTTGAATTTAAGTGTTAAGTGGCTAACAAACCACCAAAAGAAAGGAATAGGAATTTCGTTATGGCATGATCAAAAAGGCGCTATTCCTTATAGAAATAGCGCCTTTAAAACGTTCTAAGTCAAAGCATGGCCCGTCTTAAAAAACAGGAATTGACTAGAAAAAGTCGATGGAAGAACGTCCGTTCTGTTTTTTCTCTTTGTTTTCGGTCTTTGCTTCGCTTTCAACCTTTGCTTTATCTTGTTTCTTACTCGATTTACGCTGACTACTCGCCGCAGGTTTACTTTTTTTAGCGTGACTTTGAGGAGTCTTCTTGTCCTGTGGCGGACTGCTAACGCTTTGTGGCTGTGGCTCTGTCACAGGTGCATCACACACGACTACGTAATATTCTTGGTTAAACTCAAAAAAATCGCCGTCGTACATCTTTCTGCGTTTTCGAGTCTCAAGCTCACCATTCACTGCCACATAGCCTTCAGAGATGATGTGTTTCGCTTCACCGCCTCCGCCAACTAAGTTAGCAATTTTAAATACTTTATATAGTTCAATCGGTTGAGATGACACTTCGATGCCAATCGCTTCGATTTCTATCTCTTCCCCGTGGTCGAATTCTTCGCTCATTTACTACTCGTCGGTTCTTAATCACTTTTTAAAGAGTCTAATCTTTAATACACCAGAAAGATACAAATGTTACCACGCGTACCTCATCATTAAAGCCCTAGCGAGTTACAGCATTCCCCCTAATTCACTGGCTGGTAAATATCGCGCCATGGCACTAAGTCAATTAAAATGTAACGCAATACTAGCGTGCTACGAGTTTTGTGCTATTTTACCCCCTGTTTACCGACACACCTCACAATAAAGTCGAAATATGTTTGAAATAAAGAGTGAATTTACGTTAATTACAGATACAACAATTATGAATGCCTTCGTAAGAAGTAATGGGTGACAGCATACCTACGCGTAGTTTGTCCCTGATCACTCTAGTTTAATGAGAGTAGAAATTAACCGTAACGAACGTATACCGTTTGTTGTTTTAGGTGCGTCTATCTATATGTCACACTCTATGAATAGCGTCGCAAATAATTTGCAGATCGCTGATGTATTAGAATATAAAATGTCCCTAGTTCAGGACGACTTTGCACATACTCCTTTATCTCTTTCCAAGATCGAGTTGGATGAGTTAATGGATAGCAATGTCAAACACATCCTAGACGTCCTTGACGGTGGGGTATTTAGTATGTCCGAAACGGGTTATATACGCTCCTACTCTCATGCTTTTTATAAACGTTTCGGAGTCGAACAAGACACCTTTAATCTGCAGGCTTGGCTTGAGCTTGTTCACCCCCTTGATAGACCAAAACTTCAGCAAAAAATTGACTTTCATTTCTCTGGTAATGAGCGAAAGCACAAAACGCAGTATCGAGTTCGCACCACTGAAGGGCACTACATTTGGGTTACTGGTACTGCGGTAATAAAAGAGATTAACGGTAAACGTATCCTAATTGGCTGCCATAAAGATATCTCTGACCTTAAATTAAACGACATTGATCCTTCGTATTCCTCAACACAGCAAGAACTTTTCTGGCTAGGAAACGAACAGAAGCTAAAAATGGACGTTGAGAATCACTCTCGTGAGCGCGAATATTTCAGCCTTTTTTATGTCCAAATTACCAATATTCGCTCTTATCTTTCACTCTATGGCCCAAATATCCTCAGAGACCTTCTCAAGCATTTACGTGTTGCCTTGAGCAGTTTGCCGGAACAGACATACGACGTTTACCAAATCCGATCTGATGATTTTGCTATCCTTATCAATGGTGATTTACCCCAAAACGAAATTATTCAATTGGGAAGAAAAATCACCAGAAAATTTAATGATTCGATAGAAACCAATGAGATCT
Protein-coding regions in this window:
- a CDS encoding siderophore ABC transporter substrate-binding protein, with translation MRLKAVALALVMTAFGANAKVVEVEHMKGTTQLESNPERVVVIGLGPLDTVKAFGIEPVAVSTVSMFPDYLEQYRKGDFVSAGSLFEPDFETIYTQKPDLIIVGPRGADKFKELSEIAPTIVYALDSKKGYWESTQEQWRMLGEVFEKQAFVEQQITKLDDEFKAIRQYNQNNKVDALTVMSAGGNVTTFGPNSRFGSIYKDFGFTETVQEVKDGGSHGDLVSYEFIREKNPSTLLIVDKDILINKGKGSTVKRDFENDLVKATNAYKNNKMAYLDINAWYLSIGGVRATEQMIDDVKSTISVN
- a CDS encoding RNA-binding S4 domain-containing protein; translation: MSEEFDHGEEIEIEAIGIEVSSQPIELYKVFKIANLVGGGGEAKHIISEGYVAVNGELETRKRRKMYDGDFFEFNQEYYVVVCDAPVTEPQPQSVSSPPQDKKTPQSHAKKSKPAASSQRKSSKKQDKAKVESEAKTENKEKKQNGRSSIDFF